In Phycisphaeraceae bacterium, a genomic segment contains:
- a CDS encoding DUF3553 domain-containing protein: MTNDVKWKPGDRIVHRGKPEWGVGAVTAAVSAMHEGKPCQRLTVRFENSGLKTLTTALAQLKSAKPGSGAAASVDVVSPRPEADLARANPSGSDVGAFEQNSPESGDPREDLRTLPEEATDPFRSLESRILATLALYQFEGRDRGLLTWASALTGLSDPLSRLNRHELEVAFGQFQILLDRNLGYLLQQAAKNRVNVEALLRDAPPQAHQALQRANRRR; the protein is encoded by the coding sequence ATGACCAATGACGTGAAGTGGAAGCCTGGGGACCGGATTGTTCACCGCGGCAAGCCCGAGTGGGGAGTCGGAGCTGTAACCGCTGCTGTCAGTGCCATGCATGAGGGGAAACCGTGTCAGCGCCTGACTGTGCGATTCGAGAACAGCGGCCTCAAAACGCTCACCACGGCTCTGGCACAACTGAAATCGGCCAAGCCCGGTTCCGGTGCGGCTGCGAGTGTTGACGTTGTGAGTCCGCGGCCTGAGGCAGATCTTGCCCGCGCCAACCCCTCGGGAAGCGATGTGGGTGCATTCGAGCAGAACTCCCCAGAATCGGGAGATCCGAGGGAAGACCTTCGCACGCTGCCGGAAGAAGCAACGGATCCGTTTCGGTCGCTTGAATCGAGGATTCTGGCGACGCTCGCGCTCTATCAGTTCGAGGGCAGAGATCGGGGTCTCTTGACCTGGGCTTCGGCACTGACGGGGCTGAGCGACCCACTATCAAGACTGAACCGGCATGAGTTGGAAGTCGCATTCGGCCAGTTTCAGATTTTGCTTGACCGAAATCTGGGGTATTTGCTTCAGCAGGCGGCAAAAAACCGGGTCAATGTCGAGGCCTTGCTCCGCGACGCTCCGCCTCAGGCTCATCAAGCGTTGCAACGAGCCAACCGCAGGCGTTGA
- a CDS encoding DNA-directed RNA polymerase subunit omega → MIEALKSDDIINKVGGRFKLCSLIQRRLNQILDGSRPLVERQGRTDLELVIEEIIQDKITLEFIDNHAATSTTSASANDDLLL, encoded by the coding sequence ATGATCGAAGCATTGAAAAGTGACGACATTATCAACAAAGTCGGTGGCCGCTTCAAACTTTGCTCACTCATCCAGCGCAGGCTGAACCAGATCCTCGATGGCTCACGTCCTCTCGTCGAACGACAGGGACGTACCGACCTCGAACTCGTCATCGAAGAAATTATTCAGGACAAGATCACCCTCGAGTTCATCGACAACCACGCGGCCACCTCGACCACGTCAGCTTCGGCCAACGATGACCTCCTCCTCTGA
- a CDS encoding SRPBCC family protein, translating into MSESGSNHVAGNTVRLHRVLRAPPERVYRAFLEPEAMVKWFPPHGFVAQVHHMDARVGGGYRMSFTNFGTGQSHAFGGTFAELTPFERIRYNDRFEDPNLPGEMQVTVTLGSVMCGTELTIVQENVPTAIPIEFCYLGWQESLEMLAKLVEPEIP; encoded by the coding sequence GTGAGTGAATCGGGATCGAATCATGTCGCGGGCAATACGGTTCGGTTGCATCGCGTGCTGCGTGCGCCGCCCGAGCGGGTATATCGCGCGTTTCTTGAACCGGAAGCGATGGTGAAGTGGTTTCCGCCGCATGGTTTTGTGGCGCAAGTGCATCACATGGATGCTCGCGTTGGTGGCGGGTACCGGATGTCGTTCACGAACTTCGGCACCGGACAAAGCCACGCATTTGGCGGCACGTTTGCAGAACTCACGCCCTTTGAGCGCATTCGCTACAACGATCGCTTTGAGGATCCGAATCTGCCTGGCGAAATGCAGGTTACGGTTACGCTGGGATCAGTGATGTGCGGCACGGAACTGACCATCGTGCAGGAAAACGTCCCCACGGCGATTCCGATCGAGTTCTGCTACCTCGGGTGGCAGGAATCGCTTGAGATGCTGGCGAAACTGGTCGAGCCCGAAATACCGTGA
- a CDS encoding DUF1579 domain-containing protein has translation MMESAVREHEWLKRFVGKWRYDSECPAEPGGPPVKFDGIETVRAIGDLWVVGESKGEMPGGGEATMIMTCGFHIGSGKYVGSWIGSMMTHMWVYSGWLEGDNTLVLEAEGPRFDDPSKKTKYRDITVFKTPDHRAFRSEVLGEDGKWTQLMSMDFHRVK, from the coding sequence ATGATGGAAAGTGCTGTCCGTGAACATGAGTGGCTCAAGCGTTTCGTTGGCAAATGGCGCTACGACAGTGAATGCCCAGCCGAGCCAGGCGGCCCGCCCGTCAAGTTCGATGGGATCGAGACCGTGCGCGCCATCGGCGACTTGTGGGTAGTCGGCGAATCGAAGGGCGAGATGCCCGGCGGCGGCGAGGCGACGATGATCATGACCTGTGGCTTTCACATCGGGTCGGGAAAGTATGTCGGCTCGTGGATCGGCTCGATGATGACGCACATGTGGGTCTACTCAGGATGGCTCGAAGGCGACAACACGCTCGTGCTCGAAGCCGAGGGGCCTCGATTTGACGACCCGAGCAAGAAGACGAAGTACCGCGACATCACCGTGTTCAAGACGCCCGATCATCGCGCGTTTCGCTCGGAGGTACTCGGAGAAGACGGAAAGTGGACGCAGTTGATGTCGATGGACTTCCACCGGGTGAAGTGA
- a CDS encoding SRPBCC domain-containing protein, protein MTSMLESEISTLCVMRELEIKAEPEAVFKAILAEVGPEGQMPDGSPFPMVLEAWPGGRWFRDLGEGRGHWWGHVQVIKPPTLLEISGPMFMSYPAVSHVQYRVSSMPGGAMLKLTHRAMGLITAEHREGVHTGWDFGLERVRQIAEMRT, encoded by the coding sequence ATGACAAGTATGCTCGAAAGCGAGATCAGTACGCTGTGCGTGATGCGTGAACTGGAGATCAAGGCTGAACCCGAAGCAGTGTTCAAAGCCATTCTGGCAGAAGTTGGCCCCGAAGGACAGATGCCGGATGGATCGCCATTTCCGATGGTGCTCGAAGCGTGGCCTGGCGGGCGTTGGTTCAGGGATCTTGGAGAGGGTCGGGGGCACTGGTGGGGACATGTGCAGGTGATCAAGCCTCCGACGCTGCTCGAGATCAGTGGGCCGATGTTCATGTCGTACCCGGCGGTGTCGCATGTGCAGTATCGCGTCAGCAGCATGCCCGGCGGAGCGATGCTGAAACTGACGCACCGGGCGATGGGGCTTATCACGGCTGAGCACCGCGAAGGCGTGCATACTGGCTGGGATTTTGGGCTTGAGCGGGTGCGTCAGATTGCGGAAATGCGTACTTGA
- a CDS encoding winged helix-turn-helix transcriptional regulator yields the protein MARSATTSDVFNAIAEERRRDIIEVLARSGEQPVGFIVKELDLAQPTVSKHLSVLREVGIVAARKRGRERMYSLNAAKLKAVHEWTQSFERYWTHQTDRIKSRAEMLALEEAGKKAKKRKGGE from the coding sequence ATGGCCAGATCAGCGACGACATCGGATGTGTTCAACGCCATTGCTGAAGAGCGACGGCGCGACATCATCGAGGTTCTGGCTCGCAGCGGAGAGCAGCCGGTCGGGTTCATTGTGAAGGAACTCGATCTGGCGCAGCCGACGGTCTCGAAGCATCTGTCGGTGCTCCGCGAGGTCGGGATCGTGGCGGCGAGGAAGCGAGGGAGGGAACGGATGTATTCGCTCAATGCGGCAAAACTGAAGGCTGTGCACGAGTGGACGCAGTCATTCGAGCGGTACTGGACCCATCAGACGGATCGGATCAAGTCGCGTGCGGAGATGCTCGCCTTGGAAGAAGCCGGCAAGAAAGCAAAGAAGAGAAAGGGCGGTGAGTGA